A stretch of DNA from Paenibacillus albus:
TGGGGTATCATTCTATCCGGAGCATGGCGTAACGATAGAGGAGCTATTGCAGAAGGCGGATATGGCCATGTACCAATCCAAGGCAAAGGGTAAGAATCAATACTGCATGTTCGATAAAAGCATACAATTGCAAATCACCGAGAAAGCTTACATGGAGCGCAGTATAAAAGAAGCTTTGCGAAATAAGCAATTCGAGCTTTATTACCAGCCGATTTATGATTGCTCGGAAGGATGCATTACGAGTGTGGAGACGCTCCTCAGGTGCCACTCCCCTGCGCTCTCGGGAATTCCCACACAGACCATCATCGAAACGGCGGAGCAGACGGGGCTAATCGTTCCGCTGGACAAGTGGGTGCTTGAAGAGGCATGCCGCTTTGCCAGTAAGCTGAACGCGCACCGCTCTCGAGGCATAAGAGTTACGGTCAACGTATCCGCAAACGATATTGCGCAGCAGGGTTTTGTGAAGCAAGTGGAGGATGCCCTGAATCGCAATCAATTGAAGCCGGACTGGCTGGGGCTCGAATTGACGGAAACGGTTCTGATCAATTCCTTCGAGGGAAGCCGGAGCAAGCTGGAGGCAATAAAGGAGATTGGGGTAAGCATCTATCTAGATGACTTTGGTACAGGCTACTCCTCTCTCCATTATTTGAAGCTGCTTCCCATCGACTACGTGAAAATCGACAAAAGCTTCGTGAATTCTATGCTGCAGTCCGAAAGAGACGGGCTCTTCATGAAAACGCTCGTAGAGCTTACGCATACGATTGATTTGAAGGTGGTCGCAGAAGGCGTTGAAACAGCCGAGCAAGAGAGCATGCTGCTCCACTATCAATGCGATATGCTGCAAGGCTATCATATTGGAAGGCCGCGCAATGAAGAAGATACACTACGTTACTTATTAAATGGCGCTAATCATCAGGATGCTTTTAAGCCAATCATTTCTATTATTAACCATTAGCTTCTCAGGAACCTTTTAGCTAGATTTAAGCTTCATTTTAGAATCGTCCTGCATAATAGAGTCATCAAGAGCTCAGGAGGATGATTCTAATGCATGATAATATGGAAATGAACAATGATCTCAATAACTCCAACTCCACCGAAGGAATGACCACATATCGCTATGATTCTTCGAAAAGGGTGGCTTCCTTACAGAGAGTGTATGATGAAGCAATTGCGGCGAATGAGGGAATAGGAGCTTCAGGAAGCGGCGGGAATCGCCGGAAACGGACGTCTGCTCGATCGGTTCTGGCAGCTTTTCTTGTTGGGGCTTTAGTGGTTGGAGGGTTAACCTACACGTCCGACCGAATGAACTTGTTCAGCGGGGGAACTTCCAATGCAGTACAAACGAAAGTTGCGAACGGTGACTCAAGCTCAGCTGATGCCGGAGTAACGACCGCTTCGCTCAAATCCTCTACGGACAACTTCGCTTCGGTGTTCAGTCAAGCGAACCCTGCAGTCGTGGAGATTGCGAACTATGGGGTGGAGAACAGCCAGTCGAATTCCAACCTCTTCGGCAGAAACGGCGGCTGGTCGGGAAGTCGGCAGCAGTCGCAGCAAAGCAGCGCGGATCCAGTGCTGATGGGGACGGGGTCCGGATTCTTTTTCAATAAAGACGGTTATATCCTGACGAACCAGCACGTCATTGCAGATGCCACAGAGCTTAAGATAACCGTACCTGGATATGATGATCCGCTTACAGCTAAGGTCGTTAACGCAAACAAAGATCTGGATTTAGCGGTACTCAAGGTGGATAGCCCGGACGGCAAAGATTTTCCAGCGCTAAGCTTTGGCGACTCGGATCAGGCGAATATCGGCGACTGGGTCGTCGCGATTGGCAATCCGTACGGCTTGGATCACACGATGACAATCGGCGTGCTTAGCGCGAAGGAGCGTCCGATTACGGTTACGGAGGACGACGGCTCTGAACATCAGTACAAACATCTTCTGCAAACCGACGCTTCCATCAACCCTGGCAATTCGGGCGGGCCGCTGCTCAACGCGAAAGGACAAGTAATTGGAGTGAATACCGCAGTCAACGCCGAAGCTCAAGGCATGGGATTCGCTATTTCATCCAGTACGATTCAGGATGCAGTGAAGAAGATGATGGAGGGAACGACGGAAACCTCCTCCTTCTAAGCCTGATATGATAACGCAGGCGCGTCTGTCATGGTAGATCGTGGACTAGAATGTAGTCGCCTCCGCCCTAAGAACTCTGACCACATGAGGTCAGAGTTCTTTTTGCGTTGTGATCGTTGTCATCAATTTTTTTCGACCATCCTTCGTTAACTTTACTGCTACTTTACCGCATGCTTGTATGCTTAGGTAAACGGTCCCGATTTATGCCGAAAATTGACCGAAAATGTAGATTGAAGGGTGGAAAAAATAATGAGGATACATAGGAAAGGACGGAGGACGCGATTTGTCGTCATGCTGCTGATTGCTGCGCTGTTTGCGCAGCTTCTGCCGTTATATCCCGGCAAATCGAATACGGCGAGCGCAGCCGAATTAGCGGATTTGATGGCGTCCGTCACGGCCGAGCCTACGAAGACGGTTCCTGCGGAGACCGCTCCTGCGCAGACGGATATTGCCGGACACTGGGCAGAATCGGCCATTCTGAGTTGGCTGCGGGCTGGGTTGGTGAGCGGCTTTCCCGATGGTAAATTTCATCCCGACGGGAAAGTGAATCGCGCTGAATTGGCGGCGATGATTAACCGGGTATTCCAATACAAGATAGCATCGAAGGTTTCGTTCGCGGATGTGCCTTCTGCGAAGTGGTACGCCGCGGACGTTGCGCGAGCAGTAGCTGCTGGATATATGCAGGGAGATGGAAAAGGGTTATTCCATCCGGAGGCTCCTGTTACGCGGGGAGAGGTAGCTGTTGTAATCGCTAGATTGCTGAAGCTGGATACGAAGAGTGAGTCCGTGGCAGCCAAATTCGCGGATGCAAAAGGTATCGCGTCCTGGAGCCGGGGAGCGATTAGCGCGGTTGTGGCTGCCGGAGTGATGAAAGGGTACGACGGCAATCTGTTCAAAGCGAACCAGCCGCTTACACGGGCTGAGTCTGTCGTTATTTTGCAGCGTGTACAAGAAAAGTCGGTGGGCGGCAAGGCGATTCCTTCTTCCATTGACCTAGCGGGAACATACGGGCCGGCATCCGGAACAGAGATTGTTGCGGGCAATGTCGCCATTAACTCGCCGAATGTCGTGCTGAGAAATGTAACGATCAAGGGTGATCTGCTGCTCGGCGAAGGGATCGGAGAAGGTGATGCTACGCTTGACCACGTTGTCGTCGAAGACGAGACGACGGTTAAAGGCGGAGGTAAGAACAGCGTACATATTATGGATTCGACGCTTGCACGCGTTGTGATTACGAAGGTCGATGGCCAAGTCCGAGTGGTAATCGAGGGATCGACTGCGGTCGATCAAGTAACGGTGGAATCCGGAGCGACGCTGCAGGTGGCTAGCGGAAGCGGGGCCAGTTACGGTACGGTGAAAGTGTCGACGACCGGCGAAGTAACGCTTACCGGAGATTTTCCCGATGTTGTGCTGGTTGCGGCAGCGCAGCTGACGGTGACGGGCGGCAAGGTGGATAATCTAACTCTGACGGACCAAGCCGCGGGGGCAGACATTACACTGCAGAAGAACGTGCAAATCGGAACTTTGAATGCAGATGCAGCTTCAACAATTAAAGGAGACGGTAAGATCGCGACGGCTTCGATTACTGCGACGGGCGTTACGATTGACCAGAAGCCGGCGCAGACGATTATCGCGGACGGCATTGCGGTCAATGTCGGCGGAACGGTAACGCAAGGAGGGGGAACGGATTCAGGCGGTGCGCCGAGGATTAAGGCTGTTGCGGTAACGGTCGCAAATCCGACGGCCGGCGGCTTCGATCTGAAGCTCTCTCCCGCCGTTCCTAATTTGACAGCCGCTAATTTAATTATGGTCAATGCCGACGGGATGCCTGCATTGGTATCGAAGGTTAGCAGCGCGAATGACGGGGCCAACTATAGGGCGGAAGGGTTCCTGACCGGAGGAGCCACATATACGTTATCGCTCGCGAAGCCTGGTTATATGTTCGGTGGCAGCAAGACGATTGTGATTCCGGATGTACCGGCGATTACCGGAGCGATTATTAATCCAGGCTTGACGAAGGTGACGCTGCTGTTCAGCAAGCCGCTCGCGAGCTTGCCAGGAGCGCCTGCTGGTTTCTCGGTTACGAGCTCGGGAACACCGGTTGCGATCACAGGTGTGACGCTATCGCAATCGGCGACGAGAATTGAGCTTTCGCTTGCAGCACCGATTCAGCCAAGTGCACTTGTACTGAGTTACGTACCGGGTACGATCCAATCCACGGATAGCAAGGCATTGCCCGCTACGACCTACCGGATGTTCACCGACGGCAGTACGCCAGCCGGCAGAGTGAGCTATGATCGAATGCTGGGGATGACGGCAGAAGAAGCAGCCGCAGATTTGAAAGACAATGCGAGCGTGGAGGCAAGCGCAGCGTCCAAAGCTTTAATCGATGGCGGATACAATACGAACGGCCTGATTAAAGCGTTGAACACCGTTTACCATATTACGAACGAGAACATGCCATCTCTCCTCTTGCCGCAGGGTATTAGTGTCTTAAATCTGCTGATCGGCATGAAAGAAGCAGGCATTCTGAATGTACAAAACTTGGGCAAAAACTTCAGTTATTTGGACGGGAATTCTGATGACTGGGTCAATGCGCTGAAACTAACGGGATATACGGATGAACAGGTTGTGTCCTACAGCTGGTTTTTCCCGAATGTGAAGCTCGCGGCGTCGCTGCGCACTTATTATGGTACGGATAATGTACGAGCTGCGAAGCTATTCGCGGTGTATACGTACAGCAGCTTTAGCAACGATGTTGGACGCGTGCTGAAGGAAGTGTACGCGAATGATGACTGGACAGCTGTGTCTGCATTGAAAGCAGCGGCTATTGATACAAGCCGGGCAGGTCAGATGCTGCGGGAT
This window harbors:
- a CDS encoding S1C family serine protease translates to MHDNMEMNNDLNNSNSTEGMTTYRYDSSKRVASLQRVYDEAIAANEGIGASGSGGNRRKRTSARSVLAAFLVGALVVGGLTYTSDRMNLFSGGTSNAVQTKVANGDSSSADAGVTTASLKSSTDNFASVFSQANPAVVEIANYGVENSQSNSNLFGRNGGWSGSRQQSQQSSADPVLMGTGSGFFFNKDGYILTNQHVIADATELKITVPGYDDPLTAKVVNANKDLDLAVLKVDSPDGKDFPALSFGDSDQANIGDWVVAIGNPYGLDHTMTIGVLSAKERPITVTEDDGSEHQYKHLLQTDASINPGNSGGPLLNAKGQVIGVNTAVNAEAQGMGFAISSSTIQDAVKKMMEGTTETSSF